A DNA window from Trichosurus vulpecula isolate mTriVul1 chromosome 2, mTriVul1.pri, whole genome shotgun sequence contains the following coding sequences:
- the LOC118837310 gene encoding WW domain-binding protein 2-like, translating into MVVTRQSTHRNHSESGVIVNNTENILMTYDHVELSFSDMDHVTDAFKGTKKGSLYLTPYRVISLSKGKDSMQSFTMLFYLIKDYEIKQPVFGANYIRGTVKAEAGGGCQGSAVYRLIFAAGGAIEFGQPMPQVASQASRGEAPDGAYGYSYVCNGIYVFPMPATNGTYPNLPSYPSAPPPPEFYAGPTVMDGAIGYMQYMQPSPPLYLEPMEPLGGNLDVPSTPVTEAKAAASTCYDPLNPHNVYMPMDQPPPPPFYPPEDKKTQ; encoded by the exons ATGGTAGTTACAAg gcagagcacccacag GAACCACTCAGAGAGCGGAGTGATTGTCAACAACACAGAGAACATTCTAATGACGTACGATCATGTGGAGCTCTCCTTCAGTGACATGGATCACGTGACAGATGCCTTCAAAGGAACCAAGAAAGGCAGCCTGTATTTGACTCCTTACCGAGTTATTTCTCTGTCCAAGGGAAAGGACTCTATGCAGTCATTCACGATGCTGTTTTACCTAATTAAGGACTATGAGATCAAGCAGCCTGTGTTTGGTGCAAATTACATCAGAGGAACAGTGAAGGCTGAAGCAGGGGGTGGCTGCCAAGGATCAGCTGTATACAGATTGATCTTTGCAGCAGGGGGCGCCATCGAGTTTGGACAGCCAATGCCACAGGTAGCTTCCCAAGCCTCCAGAGGTGAAGCCCCCGATGGAGCTTATGGGTACTCTTACGTGTGCAATGGAATCTATGTTTTTCCTATGCCAGCTACCAATGGAACGTACCCAAACCTTCCAAGCTATCCCTCTGCGCCACCTCCACCTGAGTTTTATGCAGGACCTACCGTGATGGATGGGGCCATAGGGTACATGCAGTACATGCAGCCCTCACCACCTCTGTATCTTGAACCCATGGAGCCACTTGGTGGTAACCTTGATGTACCATCTACTCCTGTAACTGAAGCAAAAGCTGCTGCCAGCACCTGCTATGACCCTCTAAATCCCCATAATGTCTACATGCCCATGGACCAGCCTCCACCACCTCCATTCTACCCCCCAGAAGACAAGAAGACCCAGTAG